In the Glycine max cultivar Williams 82 chromosome 6, Glycine_max_v4.0, whole genome shotgun sequence genome, CCATTTAATTGTTGTCACTCGGAGCTTCCCAATGGCATTGCAAGATTACTATAAATTCCAACGTTGAAGGTTTTGCCACCTTCTCGCGTATCCATCTCTAGAAAATGACCACCTACATGTTGAGTCGGTTTCAGAAGTGGCTCAACTGAACAACCTGTCACTGTTTTTACATAACTTGCTATCTGCTATGACCGTTGAACAGATTCACATCTTTAATTAACCATCACACCCAACTTAAACGGAGATGATCAAATTCTAACACATAGTCTCAAGAAAAATAAGCATGTTGTATTTAATAATGATGATGTAGACTTTGgtgccaatttttttaaaaaaatagagtggTAGCCCGCGTATGAAATTGGGAACTTGTTACGCAAACGCAGGCAAAGCTTTAGTGGGACACTTTCAGGATACGCGTATGTTGCATACAGATTGCAGTAAACCACGATTTTTCGTATTCCATGGCATTTTCCTCACTCTGTCTATCTCCTGAGTGTGTACACGATCACACTTACCACATTTTCCCTTTgaccaatttaatttaataatgtacAGTTTGCAGTAAACCAAAAATTTTGGTATAACATCATAGAATTGAATATGGGAcgacataaaaagcataaaagtaaaagcgaaaaagtaaatattaaatcCAGGGGTAAGGGGGGTTTCTTGCAtgacttaattttgttttgtatgtgTTATGTGGATGGGAGTGGGACCTCATTATCGATCGAATGAACGTCAAATCTTCATTTGTGTTGTGTTTGGTCGGTAGTAAAATAATGATTCATTGATTCTTCAATATTTGGACACTAAACGAAACTCGTCGTCTTTATTAGCTTTAGAACAGTCCAGGCATAGTATGTGTATGTGTAGCATAGATTATAGATATTTAAAATGAGCATAATGTTGCCCGTGTCGACGGCACTGCCGCATGCATGCCTTGTATTACACGCTAGTTTCGAATGTAGTACTATTCAAATCAATGTGTTtaattttctctgtttttggtcAAAATGGTTTTAATTAATCTCTgattacttaaataaaatatgacaaGAAGAAATCTAGGTCACCcgggagaaaaaataaaaaaacgaaTAGGTCGCACGCAGGGGCAATGGACGCACGCCGACAAGTTGGCTTGATGGTTTGGGACATGCATGCAAGTGTGCGACTGCCGTGAGGCTCACGAGTGATGACACACAAGCTTACTTGGGATTATTAGGGGAACTTTTGATTtgagtgattttttatttttatttttttttaaattttaaattaaatttattttagagaaaacaaaaataaaaaataaacactcaTCGAAAACGTCGAATATGTCAGACATTCATAATAATACTTTaagatgatattaaaataatttttgagtttaatttatgtatataaaatattgtatatatTGACAATCTTTTCTCTTTTACTGTAAATCTCGATATTTATTGTACTTCATAAATAATTATGACTTTCATCAGATGgttctcataattttatttttttattgtaattaaattaacgaGAACACAAAACTCtctttaatttatgattaaaataaagaagCCTTTTAAATTTGTAGCTTTCAGATTAATTAGTCCCCCTTCCATAGACACAACCCGGCAACACCCTTCTTTTGTCATAAAAAGACAATATGTAAATAGAagtaaagttagaaaatgaaaagtagaaataattaataatattaaaaaaaaaagagtcaatAGTCCATCCCTTGTCATTATTCTAATACACATTAAATTCTCAACTGAGAACATTATAACGCGAGACATTCAAAGAACAGGAAGATCGTATgggaaaaataagtttaaagcAATATATTGCTATTGTTTTTAATACACAATAGCATGCAAGGAAATTCTTACAAAGGCAAGACTAATCAGCTATTCTATCgctaataaaattgaaattaaagaaacaaaaatagctTCCTAGAGCCAAAATTTACAACTTGCTTCTCCACTAAATTCAACAGAAAAATAACCCTAGAAAAACACTTcaccatatatattttaaacctATTTTAGAAATCCTCTGGTGGATATGCACATGGAGTAGATTGCTGTACATCTTGAGGCACTCCACTCCATCAAAACGAGTCTAGGTAATTATAGTGACGTTTTCTGTTGAACTCTAACAAGCTACCATAGGTTCGGTCAGCAATACCCACAAATAGAGCTTCTGTGTCTGGGCTAAAGGATATGCCAGCAATCTCACCAAATAGGTCAATCTCTTGACCTTGTTCATAACCTGAATGTGAGTCAAAAATATGGACGAAGTCTGCAGGTTCAGCCATGGCCAAAAATCGTCCGTCCGAAGTGAATCTTAGTGCTCTTATTGCACCCATTCTTCCCTTTAACACAGCCATAGATTGTGAAAGATTTCTTATGTCCCACAACCTGCATGTTTTGTCCTGATTCCCAGTGGCCAATATTTGTCCATTTGGGTGCCAAGCTGATGAAAAAGAGTAGTCCAAGTGCCCCTTTAGGCTCCCAGTAATCTGGGTGATACCATAAGATATATAAAATCAGAAATCATATTAAACATTAAGGAAGATAAAACCTTACAAACAATTGCAAATTGAAGATACCTTTCCAGAGTTAGCATCAGCCATCAAGCACTCAGTACTGTCCCCAAGAACAGCTAACAACCTTCCATCCGGACTAATAGAAGTGTTCTGCAAAGGCCAATATGTAAACATAATATAACTGCTATTTTCCAAAAAGTGTTGCAAGAGATGAAGAGTTGAAGACTATAGTAACAGGAACATTTATCAGTTGATGACACTCACATTAACAGACCAATCATACTTGAAACAACCAAGAGAAGCAAAATTCTCTGCATCAAAAACCCG is a window encoding:
- the LOC100817036 gene encoding uncharacterized WD repeat-containing protein C2A9.03 isoform X3, with product MSSLAGPYIMLRNLLWATSKHDVYLMQNYSVMHWSALLQRSKEVLNVAKPIIPTLTHPGFLAQPVSRVQISTMTVKENLMVAGGFQGELICKNLKQPGVLFCGKITTDGNAITNAVDVYRNPAGSLRVITANNDSQLRVFDAENFASLGCFKYDWSVNNTSISPDGRLLAVLGDSTECLMADANSGKITGSLKGHLDYSFSSAWHPNGQILATGNQDKTCRLWDIRNLSQSMAVLKGRMGAIRALRFTSDGRFLAMAEPADFVHIFDSHSGYEQGQEIDLFGEIAGISFSPDTEALFVGIADRTYGSLLEFNRKRHYNYLDSF
- the LOC100817036 gene encoding uncharacterized WD repeat-containing protein C2A9.03 isoform X2 — its product is MSREALPLHASCLALRNLLWATSKHDVYLMQNYSVMHWSALLQRSKEVLNVAKPIIPTLTHPGFLAQPVSRVQISTMTVKENLMVAGGFQGELICKNLKQPGVLFCGKITTDGNAITNAVDVYRNPAGSLRVITANNDSQLRVFDAENFASLGCFKYDWSVNNTSISPDGRLLAVLGDSTECLMADANSGKITGSLKGHLDYSFSSAWHPNGQILATGNQDKTCRLWDIRNLSQSMAVLKGRMGAIRALRFTSDGRFLAMAEPADFVHIFDSHSGYEQGQEIDLFGEIAGISFSPDTEALFVGIADRTYGSLLEFNRKRHYNYLDSF